One genomic segment of Methanothermococcus okinawensis IH1 includes these proteins:
- a CDS encoding aldehyde ferredoxin oxidoreductase N-terminal domain-containing protein: MNILINASNKKYETINKEFFPINWGIYLHKKYETWKYDVYDEHNIFCFGRGVIPIIGGHRLIFSFRSPLWDGFHFSAMGGAGYVFKNTGLHNVAIIGKCEKPSLLILDGEGEDLKVEFMELNESNGFDIKNYKNIYDLNEYILKKFNEKNYRAFIVGPASLNTNMGGIFSQTVRNGKLVEGSEDWAARGGVGSVLCRAHNILGVVYYGKNGTDEEVKKQKDIEKRLRNIVEEHYKKPYMTVVLEHTKKYRYNEKTKTGGTFGNNYHYTLDITPIFNWRMPYIHKNDRIELHKKIMKYFVETFNKESIEPKKWTNCGEPCPVLCKKYRNGLKVDYEPYESNGPLLGIFDIHAADKIVHTVDALGFDAIEFGNLASYVFELLHVGLLKPEEVGIDKPIFDITHYQTDDDILKNSQYNAELAVKLANIIAFKKNELAKILSLGKRKASKILNDKFKDRLMTKNADKFNYEKFEDFGVYIPFGDNGEISPTQYWAIGNFMPYLIQGKYLTYYQCGEFLEPEELAKLSVERVIMEITIEDLGICRFHRKWIYPIIKPLLKEITDVDLDSTIKELIKDICEYDKKIGYPPYIESQRVKDLIMAGAGEFGNDKWALEFNSKGEVKLKEYIKRVMNEYSRLLNIDWKIKED, encoded by the coding sequence ATGAATATTTTAATAAATGCTTCCAATAAAAAATATGAAACTATAAATAAAGAATTTTTTCCCATAAATTGGGGAATATACCTCCATAAGAAATATGAAACCTGGAAATATGATGTTTATGATGAACATAATATATTCTGCTTTGGAAGAGGGGTTATACCAATAATTGGAGGTCATAGGCTTATATTTTCTTTCAGGTCTCCACTTTGGGATGGATTCCATTTCTCAGCAATGGGAGGTGCAGGATATGTATTTAAAAACACAGGATTACATAATGTTGCAATAATTGGAAAATGTGAAAAACCAAGTTTATTGATATTGGATGGTGAAGGAGAAGATTTAAAAGTAGAATTTATGGAACTTAACGAAAGTAATGGATTTGATATAAAAAATTATAAAAATATATATGATTTGAATGAATATATTCTAAAAAAATTCAATGAAAAGAATTATAGGGCATTTATTGTAGGTCCTGCATCGTTAAATACAAATATGGGGGGAATATTCTCTCAAACTGTAAGAAACGGAAAGTTAGTTGAAGGCTCTGAGGATTGGGCTGCACGGGGTGGTGTAGGTTCTGTATTATGCCGAGCTCATAACATATTAGGGGTGGTATATTATGGTAAAAATGGAACGGATGAAGAGGTAAAAAAACAGAAGGATATTGAAAAAAGACTGAGGAATATTGTAGAAGAACACTATAAAAAACCGTATATGACTGTTGTTCTTGAACATACTAAAAAATACAGATATAATGAAAAAACAAAAACAGGGGGAACTTTTGGAAATAATTACCATTATACACTTGATATTACCCCTATATTTAACTGGAGAATGCCCTATATTCATAAAAATGATAGAATAGAACTTCATAAAAAAATAATGAAGTATTTTGTAGAAACATTTAATAAAGAATCCATAGAACCTAAAAAATGGACTAATTGTGGAGAACCATGCCCTGTATTGTGCAAAAAATATAGAAATGGCTTAAAAGTGGATTATGAACCTTATGAGTCCAATGGTCCATTACTTGGTATATTTGATATACATGCCGCAGATAAAATCGTGCATACTGTGGATGCCCTTGGTTTTGATGCCATAGAATTTGGAAATTTGGCATCCTATGTATTTGAACTACTTCATGTGGGGCTTTTAAAACCAGAGGAAGTTGGGATAGATAAACCCATATTTGATATAACACACTACCAAACCGACGATGATATTTTAAAAAATTCGCAATATAATGCAGAGCTCGCAGTGAAACTTGCAAATATAATAGCATTTAAAAAGAATGAACTGGCTAAAATACTATCACTTGGAAAAAGAAAGGCATCAAAAATACTTAACGATAAATTTAAAGATAGGTTAATGACTAAAAATGCTGATAAATTCAATTATGAGAAATTCGAAGATTTTGGTGTATATATTCCTTTTGGTGATAATGGAGAGATATCCCCAACTCAATATTGGGCTATTGGAAATTTTATGCCTTATTTAATTCAAGGGAAATATTTAACATATTATCAATGTGGGGAATTCTTAGAACCAGAAGAATTGGCAAAACTTAGTGTTGAAAGAGTTATAATGGAAATAACAATAGAAGATTTAGGTATTTGCAGATTCCACAGAAAATGGATTTATCCAATAATTAAACCACTTTTAAAGGAAATAACCGATGTAGATTTAGATAGCACAATTAAAGAATTAATTAAGGATATCTGTGAATACGATAAAAAAATAGGATATCCACCCTACATAGAAAGTCAAAGAGTTAAAGATTTGATAATGGCTGGTGCAGGGGAGTTTGGAAATGATAAGTGGGCATTGGAATTTAACAGTAAGGGGGAAGTCAAACTAAAAGAATACATAAAAAGAGTTATGAACGAATACAGTAGATTACTAAATATTGATTGGAAAATAAAGGAAGATTAA
- the cas10 gene encoding type III-A CRISPR-associated protein Cas10/Csm1, with protein MVSKKTDLDNEYELLKIGALLHDIGKWYKLVDDDNTTNKSYKDHISLGVKFVDEFKKHLGNENNDNIEIVKYLVENHHNNIENPYDVKKHFLLNILKISDKLSNGELIGYNKDVSSEKYKQLISIFENISLPKNNNENNNKDNENNENKNEKNSKNFINYEKYHKYPLIPLNVSNKSFPKKNSEDSYDVDCNTLDNEFEKLVKKDTSGKKVNFENLMLFVQKYTWCVPSTYNKIGHSNYLPDVSLFDHSKTTCAIACCLYRLYKENNKINELNEEYEEYFKNLLNNLKKESDKIKDIKEKYQKGANRSNKENSNKPKEIEETLKNMEYGNKNMFSLIHGDISGVQDFIFNITSKGANKSLKGRSFYLDFLTELCARYIIKELKLPVANILFYGGGHFYILSHKIDNNKLSVFEEKINDILFDKFGADLYVAIGMVDLRPIDFLIDCMDEDAKIGIPYKWKEAAEETSKKKMKKFEYKGMELFKAEGSGDENKRCKICKAEMKKEEKEEENKIYELDDKTKVCENCASFVEITNFLKKFGEDNVMDYKLYGYSNIFKKTVTFDKLPSLKEFFDLVEFENTKYNLPKGNAGDSEKSNAGDLDIPYKLGSIAFPMEDKKIIKDFSELGEDAEKRTGTNKIGILKMDVDNLGKIITRGLGDIATISRLSTLSSMLTLFFTGYIPYLIKSNNDYNDTIYLTYSGGDDTLIVGAWDRVWDLAKEINDKFKEFVCNNPDITLSAGMVIVNPKFEYRKGAYLAEEELENAKDNIVEKDEKEKDKKNDETEDRKKDKNEKDRKKEKNSISIFNNALSWDYIEKEGDYETKFEKAIKNTNKKRIIHLSQKVCSNLKKALVRNDNDNEELRVNIPYLWRMKYYLYRNYKNDKEWKYVKFLDKYLTNIEDNIKSCKTNIIFNDIIIASRIAELKSRKEGNNELEKSSKC; from the coding sequence ATGGTATCTAAAAAGACAGATTTAGATAATGAGTATGAATTATTGAAGATAGGTGCATTATTGCATGATATTGGAAAATGGTATAAACTTGTGGATGATGATAATACCACCAATAAATCTTATAAAGACCATATATCATTAGGAGTTAAATTTGTTGATGAATTTAAAAAACACTTAGGAAATGAAAATAATGATAATATTGAAATTGTAAAATATTTGGTAGAAAATCATCACAACAATATTGAAAATCCTTATGATGTTAAAAAACATTTTTTATTAAATATTTTAAAGATTTCAGATAAATTAAGCAATGGAGAACTAATAGGATATAATAAAGATGTGAGCTCCGAAAAATATAAACAATTAATATCTATTTTTGAGAATATATCACTTCCCAAAAATAACAATGAAAATAACAATAAAGATAATGAAAATAATGAAAATAAAAATGAAAAAAATAGTAAGAATTTTATAAATTATGAAAAATATCATAAATATCCATTAATACCTTTAAATGTATCTAATAAATCATTTCCTAAGAAGAATAGCGAAGATAGTTATGATGTAGATTGTAATACTCTCGATAATGAATTTGAAAAATTAGTAAAAAAAGATACATCTGGAAAAAAGGTTAATTTTGAAAATTTAATGTTGTTTGTTCAAAAATACACCTGGTGCGTTCCTTCAACATACAACAAAATAGGGCATAGTAATTATTTGCCTGATGTTTCATTATTTGACCACTCAAAAACTACCTGTGCTATTGCCTGTTGTTTATACAGGTTATATAAAGAGAATAATAAAATTAATGAACTTAACGAAGAGTATGAAGAGTATTTTAAAAATCTATTAAATAATCTAAAAAAGGAATCAGATAAAATAAAAGATATTAAAGAGAAATATCAAAAAGGAGCAAATAGGAGCAATAAAGAAAACAGTAATAAACCAAAAGAAATAGAAGAAACATTAAAGAATATGGAATATGGAAATAAAAATATGTTCTCTCTTATACATGGGGATATTTCAGGAGTTCAGGACTTTATATTCAATATAACATCAAAAGGAGCAAATAAATCCCTTAAAGGTAGAAGTTTTTATTTGGATTTTTTAACGGAGCTCTGTGCAAGATATATTATTAAAGAGTTAAAGTTGCCTGTTGCAAATATACTATTTTACGGAGGAGGTCATTTTTACATTTTAAGTCATAAAATTGATAATAATAAATTATCAGTATTTGAAGAAAAAATAAATGACATATTATTTGATAAATTCGGTGCAGATTTATATGTGGCAATTGGAATGGTGGATTTAAGACCTATTGATTTTTTAATAGATTGTATGGATGAAGATGCCAAAATTGGAATACCTTATAAATGGAAGGAAGCAGCAGAGGAGACTTCTAAGAAGAAAATGAAAAAATTTGAATATAAAGGAATGGAATTATTTAAAGCAGAAGGAAGCGGGGATGAAAACAAAAGATGTAAAATATGTAAAGCTGAAATGAAAAAAGAAGAAAAAGAAGAAGAAAATAAAATTTATGAATTAGACGATAAAACAAAAGTTTGTGAAAATTGTGCATCATTCGTTGAAATTACCAATTTTTTAAAGAAATTTGGGGAAGATAATGTTATGGATTATAAATTATATGGGTACTCAAATATATTTAAAAAAACTGTAACTTTTGATAAATTACCATCATTAAAGGAATTTTTTGATTTAGTTGAATTTGAAAATACAAAATACAATCTTCCAAAAGGTAATGCTGGAGATTCAGAAAAAAGTAATGCTGGAGATTTAGATATTCCATATAAATTAGGTTCAATAGCATTTCCAATGGAAGATAAAAAAATAATAAAAGATTTCTCTGAATTAGGAGAAGATGCAGAAAAAAGGACGGGCACAAACAAAATAGGCATCTTAAAAATGGATGTTGATAATTTAGGTAAAATCATCACAAGAGGTCTTGGTGATATAGCAACAATATCAAGGTTAAGTACCCTGAGCTCTATGCTAACTTTGTTCTTTACAGGTTATATACCTTATTTAATCAAATCAAATAATGATTATAATGACACTATCTATTTAACTTACTCAGGAGGTGATGACACATTAATTGTTGGAGCATGGGATAGAGTATGGGATTTGGCAAAAGAGATAAACGATAAGTTTAAAGAATTTGTTTGTAATAATCCAGATATTACATTAAGTGCAGGAATGGTTATTGTCAATCCAAAATTTGAATACAGAAAAGGAGCATATTTAGCAGAAGAAGAGTTAGAAAATGCAAAAGATAACATCGTAGAAAAAGACGAAAAAGAAAAAGATAAGAAAAATGATGAAACAGAAGATAGAAAAAAAGATAAAAACGAAAAAGATAGAAAAAAAGAAAAAAATTCAATAAGTATATTTAATAATGCTTTATCATGGGATTATATTGAAAAGGAAGGGGATTATGAAACAAAATTCGAAAAAGCCATTAAAAATACAAACAAAAAAAGAATAATCCATCTAAGTCAGAAAGTTTGTTCTAATCTAAAAAAAGCATTGGTTAGAAATGATAATGATAATGAAGAGTTAAGAGTAAATATTCCTTATCTTTGGAGAATGAAATATTATCTTTATAGAAATTATAAAAATGACAAGGAGTGGAAATATGTGAAATTTTTAGATAAATATCTGACAAATATTGAAGACAATATCAAATCCTGTAAAACAAATATAATTTTCAATGATATAATAATAGCTTCAAGAATTGCAGAGTTAAAAAGTAGAAAGGAGGGAAATAATGAACTGGAAAAATCATCCAAATGTTAA
- the csm2 gene encoding type III-A CRISPR-associated protein Csm2, with amino-acid sequence MNWKNHPNVKFKNKGGNIMKTQKDPKPKNQTKNQNEMPSILNDKDIDNILNLSSENVNLFIEKAKLLAEQIGDKIEGRKRIERISSSKLRNFYDYAVQIKESKRSDWYLKLMLLKPKMVYNASKEPEKSDRRKALELFNREIDKILNKIDKNNKSHFDNFMKFF; translated from the coding sequence ATGAACTGGAAAAATCATCCAAATGTTAAATTCAAAAATAAGGGAGGTAATATTATGAAAACCCAAAAAGACCCAAAACCAAAAAATCAGACAAAAAATCAGAATGAGATGCCATCAATATTAAATGATAAGGATATAGATAATATATTAAACCTGAGCTCTGAAAATGTTAATTTATTTATTGAAAAAGCAAAATTATTGGCGGAACAAATAGGAGATAAAATTGAAGGAAGGAAAAGAATTGAAAGAATTTCATCATCAAAGTTGAGGAATTTTTATGACTATGCAGTTCAAATTAAAGAGTCTAAAAGGTCTGATTGGTATCTTAAATTAATGTTGTTAAAACCAAAAATGGTATATAATGCAAGTAAAGAACCTGAGAAATCAGATAGAAGAAAGGCGTTAGAACTATTTAATAGAGAAATTGATAAAATATTAAATAAAATTGATAAAAATAATAAATCTCATTTTGATAATTTTATGAAGTTTTTTTGA
- the csm3 gene encoding type III-A CRISPR-associated RAMP protein Csm3, which produces MDNITLKGKLIINGKIELLTGMHIGGTAETLKIGGADNPVIKDKNGNVFIPGSSLKGKIRSLMEISGYAKITYEKGKPGKPCECGECDVCLIFGPHSSNIKEPSRVIIRDGYLKANDMSEVYEKLEIKAENTIDRVSGTTIKGGIRNIERVVAGSEFNYEVVFNIYDKNKDKELIKKFIEGMKLLEDDYLGGSGSRGYGKVKFKELEATYKPKEYYEGEENLKETKSTDDLNQLTNDISELF; this is translated from the coding sequence ATGGATAATATAACATTAAAAGGAAAATTAATAATAAATGGTAAAATTGAATTATTAACAGGAATGCATATAGGAGGAACAGCAGAAACCTTAAAGATTGGGGGTGCTGATAACCCTGTAATAAAAGATAAAAATGGAAATGTATTTATTCCAGGAAGTTCATTGAAGGGAAAAATTAGGAGTTTAATGGAAATAAGTGGATACGCCAAGATAACTTATGAAAAAGGAAAACCTGGAAAACCATGTGAATGCGGAGAGTGTGATGTGTGCTTGATATTTGGACCACATAGTTCAAATATAAAAGAACCATCAAGAGTTATTATAAGGGATGGATACCTTAAAGCTAATGATATGAGCGAAGTATATGAAAAATTGGAAATAAAAGCAGAGAATACAATAGATAGAGTTAGTGGAACCACCATTAAAGGAGGGATTAGGAATATTGAACGAGTGGTTGCAGGAAGCGAATTCAATTATGAAGTTGTTTTTAATATATATGATAAAAATAAAGATAAAGAATTAATTAAAAAATTTATTGAAGGTATGAAACTATTGGAAGATGATTATTTGGGAGGAAGTGGTTCAAGAGGATACGGTAAGGTAAAATTCAAAGAATTAGAGGCAACATATAAACCAAAAGAATATTATGAAGGAGAAGAAAATCTAAAAGAGACTAAATCAACAGATGATTTAAACCAATTAACTAATGACATTAGCGAATTATTTTAA
- the csm4 gene encoding type III-A CRISPR-associated RAMP protein Csm4, producing the protein MYNIIKLIPKENSKYHFGEGDLTESSIVFHSYSLFSAIVNNFVKLYGDGEFEKYKEKIKELKISSLYPAIYQFDLDLNKIDKEILFIPKPMLKLGFDSKTEEKIKEKPKDIKKIKFISLNALKKHNKKELKKITIGEEYLITNKEKDDFKYQNPKNMDLFKKIMEQKVSIDRIKGTTLEDNEKGQLYSIEFIKPLRKKDKNKNIINIVGFYFLIDFNSINEDKDIVKKINASINLIKDEGLGGKRSIGAGTFEDIIIDEFNEEDLDIKYEDLNKKYISKEKRLTLSITVPKDEGEFKSFCNYQLIKIGGYIYPSPNKMEYITKLKKNIYAIAEGSICDKEISGDVKDLKPDGINQEVILNGHIITIPVVFYEELKDYNEEGVN; encoded by the coding sequence ATGTATAATATTATAAAACTTATCCCGAAGGAAAACAGCAAATACCATTTTGGAGAAGGAGATTTAACCGAAAGTTCAATAGTATTTCATTCCTATAGTTTGTTTTCTGCGATTGTAAATAATTTTGTTAAATTATACGGCGATGGGGAATTTGAGAAATATAAGGAGAAAATAAAAGAATTGAAAATATCATCGCTATATCCTGCAATATATCAATTTGATTTAGATTTAAATAAAATCGATAAAGAAATATTATTTATACCAAAACCTATGTTAAAATTGGGATTTGATAGTAAAACTGAGGAAAAAATTAAAGAAAAACCAAAGGATATTAAAAAAATTAAATTTATATCATTAAATGCCTTAAAAAAGCATAATAAAAAGGAATTGAAAAAAATAACTATTGGTGAAGAGTATCTAATAACTAATAAAGAAAAAGACGATTTTAAATATCAAAACCCAAAAAATATGGATTTATTTAAAAAAATAATGGAACAAAAGGTTTCAATAGATAGAATAAAAGGAACTACTCTTGAAGATAATGAAAAGGGGCAGTTATATTCAATCGAATTTATAAAACCTTTGAGAAAAAAGGATAAAAATAAAAATATAATAAATATCGTTGGATTTTATTTTTTAATTGATTTTAATAGCATTAATGAAGATAAAGATATAGTAAAGAAAATCAATGCATCCATAAATTTAATCAAAGATGAGGGATTGGGTGGAAAAAGGAGTATTGGTGCTGGAACTTTTGAGGATATTATAATTGATGAATTTAATGAAGAAGATTTAGATATTAAATATGAAGATTTAAATAAAAAATATATCTCCAAAGAGAAAAGATTAACTTTGTCAATTACCGTTCCAAAAGATGAAGGGGAATTTAAAAGTTTTTGTAATTATCAACTGATTAAAATTGGCGGTTATATCTATCCTTCACCAAATAAAATGGAATATATTACAAAACTTAAAAAGAATATATATGCAATTGCAGAAGGTTCTATATGTGATAAAGAAATTAGCGGTGATGTAAAAGATTTAAAACCTGATGGCATAAATCAAGAAGTAATATTAAATGGACATATCATTACTATTCCCGTAGTATTCTATGAAGAACTTAAAGATTATAATGAAGAGGGGGTGAATTGA
- the csm5 gene encoding type III-A CRISPR-associated RAMP protein Csm5, with the protein MNIFRPDESKTKNNGIKSTKKVLKITTISPLNIGNGDVYSNMDYYIENGKAKIINMEELFENIKDIHKIDELTKLIKHNMNNNRMELSVKEAYESIGLYLDEHILKEVNCNIKMDAKIQVKKFINQNGKYYVPGSSLKGAIRTAYIFDYYDKHIDKLVNILENKKIHDNKKGNEVVKTAIGGIKDDFFKYLLITDSNIIPPENFEFINTIRYNTMDAKKGKKSNTIPEPKEVLKKNSELRVELTIKDGFPKNFEDIKNMCNKFSKTVVEFELNNKYLPQETIKFYNNLLNNIKNNDNSFYLAIGSGSSYLSKTIYLLLWKHDKGNKKGYLNIMKNIFEKERNRKLKASLKGARHYIEFPRTRVLDSNKNIPMGWVKITEDKNE; encoded by the coding sequence ATGAATATATTTAGACCAGATGAATCAAAAACTAAAAATAATGGAATAAAATCCACTAAAAAAGTTCTAAAAATAACTACAATATCTCCTTTAAATATTGGTAATGGAGATGTTTATTCCAATATGGATTATTATATTGAAAATGGTAAAGCAAAAATAATCAATATGGAAGAATTATTTGAAAATATAAAAGACATACATAAAATAGATGAATTAACAAAATTAATAAAACATAATATGAACAATAATAGAATGGAACTTAGCGTAAAAGAAGCTTATGAAAGTATAGGCCTTTATCTTGATGAGCATATTTTAAAAGAAGTCAATTGTAATATTAAAATGGACGCAAAAATACAGGTTAAAAAATTCATAAATCAAAATGGAAAATACTATGTTCCAGGGAGCTCCTTAAAAGGTGCCATAAGGACGGCTTATATCTTTGACTATTATGATAAACATATTGATAAATTAGTTAATATTTTAGAAAATAAAAAAATACATGACAATAAAAAAGGAAATGAGGTTGTAAAAACTGCTATTGGTGGTATCAAAGATGATTTCTTTAAATATTTATTAATTACCGATAGCAATATTATACCACCAGAAAATTTTGAATTTATCAATACTATAAGATACAATACAATGGATGCAAAAAAAGGTAAAAAATCCAATACTATCCCAGAACCAAAAGAAGTCCTTAAAAAAAATTCAGAGCTCAGGGTAGAGCTCACCATAAAAGATGGTTTTCCAAAAAATTTTGAAGATATAAAAAACATGTGCAACAAGTTTTCAAAAACAGTAGTGGAGTTTGAATTAAATAACAAATATTTACCGCAGGAAACAATTAAATTTTACAACAATTTACTTAACAACATAAAAAATAACGACAATTCATTCTATTTGGCTATTGGTTCTGGAAGTTCTTATTTATCTAAAACTATATATTTACTATTATGGAAACACGACAAAGGTAATAAAAAAGGATACTTAAATATTATGAAAAACATATTTGAAAAGGAGAGAAATAGAAAATTAAAGGCTTCCTTAAAAGGTGCAAGACATTATATTGAATTTCCAAGAACAAGGGTATTAGACAGTAATAAAAACATTCCAATGGGATGGGTAAAAATAACGGAGGATAAAAATGAGTAA
- a CDS encoding chromate transporter, giving the protein MEPKPSALKIFTSFLKLGLIAFGGPTAIAYVREMVVDKKKWMDEKNFNNGVALSQIIPGASVMQVVAYVGLNIGGFAGALAAFMAYVLPAFFMMLILTIIYIHLKTVPETASIFEALRIVVVALAANGTLNFGKKSIKNIKDVFLLAVAAILFILKFSPFVVIFIAMIIGFLMHREDFTELSLLLSSKPHIDGKKLKIYKYVACILIVVTLFNLLMWLINPEFFSLSTLMMKVDVMAFGGGYGSVPFMLHEVVDVEKLIDAKTFMDGIALGQITPGPIVITATFVGYLVKGLVGSIIATISVFTPSFIILLSTVPIFDSLKNNIIFKNIFNSILVSFVGLMIAVTIRFALSVDWTLSAVIIGLIAFIGLYKKYNILLVIILSLILGYLIL; this is encoded by the coding sequence ATGGAACCTAAACCATCGGCTTTAAAAATTTTTACTTCGTTTTTAAAACTTGGATTAATAGCATTTGGAGGACCTACGGCTATTGCCTATGTTCGAGAAATGGTTGTGGATAAGAAGAAATGGATGGATGAAAAAAATTTTAACAATGGAGTGGCATTATCTCAGATAATTCCGGGTGCCTCTGTAATGCAGGTTGTGGCATATGTGGGGCTTAATATTGGTGGTTTTGCAGGAGCTCTTGCAGCTTTCATGGCATATGTATTACCTGCATTTTTTATGATGTTAATTTTAACAATTATATATATTCATTTAAAAACAGTTCCTGAAACAGCATCTATATTTGAGGCTTTAAGAATAGTAGTTGTAGCATTAGCAGCCAATGGAACATTAAATTTTGGTAAAAAAAGTATTAAAAATATAAAGGATGTATTTTTGCTTGCAGTAGCTGCAATTTTGTTTATATTAAAATTTAGCCCATTTGTTGTTATTTTTATTGCAATGATTATAGGATTTTTAATGCATAGGGAAGATTTTACAGAATTATCGTTATTACTATCATCTAAACCTCACATTGATGGAAAAAAATTAAAAATATATAAATATGTTGCCTGTATCTTGATTGTTGTTACATTATTTAATTTATTAATGTGGTTAATCAATCCAGAGTTCTTTTCGCTTTCAACGCTTATGATGAAGGTTGATGTAATGGCATTTGGTGGGGGTTATGGCTCTGTGCCGTTTATGTTGCACGAGGTTGTAGATGTTGAAAAATTGATAGATGCCAAAACATTTATGGATGGTATTGCATTGGGTCAAATAACACCAGGACCTATTGTAATAACTGCTACATTTGTTGGTTATTTGGTTAAAGGTTTAGTTGGAAGCATTATTGCCACTATAAGCGTTTTTACTCCATCTTTTATAATATTGCTATCCACTGTGCCAATATTTGACAGCCTTAAAAATAACATAATTTTTAAAAATATATTCAATAGCATATTGGTGTCTTTTGTTGGTTTAATGATTGCTGTAACTATAAGGTTTGCATTATCAGTAGATTGGACATTATCTGCTGTAATAATAGGTTTAATAGCATTTATTGGGTTGTATAAGAAATATAATATACTGTTAGTAATAATTTTAAGTTTGATTTTAGGATATCTGATACTTTAA